A single genomic interval of Clostridium facile harbors:
- the tnpA gene encoding IS200/IS605 family transposase — protein sequence MNDNKSLAHTTWNCKYHIVFAPKYRRQIFYGEHRVEVGKILRELCEWKGITIIEAEVCPNHIHMLVEIPPKESVSGFMGYLKGKNRSFWCRGYYVDTVGKNNKKITEYIQNQLKEDQLHDQLTLKEYMDPFTGSK from the coding sequence ATGAATGACAATAAAAGTTTAGCACACACAACATGGAATTGCAAATATCACATAGTCTTTGCGCCAAAATACAGAAGGCAAATTTTCTATGGAGAGCACAGAGTAGAAGTGGGGAAAATATTAAGGGAATTGTGCGAATGGAAAGGGATAACGATAATAGAGGCGGAAGTGTGCCCAAATCATATACACATGCTGGTAGAAATACCACCAAAAGAAAGTGTATCAGGATTCATGGGATATTTGAAAGGAAAAAACCGAAGCTTTTGGTGCAGGGGATACTATGTAGATACAGTAGGGAAGAATAATAAAAAGATAACAGAGTATATACAAAATCAGCTGAAAGAAGACCAATTACATGACCAACTAACATTGAAAGAATACATGGACCCGTTTACGGGTAGCAAGTAA
- a CDS encoding helix-turn-helix domain-containing protein, with protein sequence MLQEIRLQYACRYLGYSSLPIDQVVELVGYTDVSHFYRVFKQKYGVSPNQYRKQNNTLKKAKNNIKNPLK encoded by the coding sequence TTGTTACAGGAAATCCGCTTACAATACGCCTGCCGGTATCTTGGCTATTCTTCATTGCCAATTGACCAGGTAGTTGAACTTGTAGGCTATACAGATGTTAGCCATTTTTACCGTGTATTTAAACAAAAATATGGAGTTTCTCCTAACCAATATCGAAAACAGAACAACACCTTAAAAAAAGCCAAAAATAACATAAAAAATCCACTAAAATAA
- a CDS encoding glycosyl hydrolase: protein MKRIRKMLAALLSVAMVATCISTTIPVSAQQSNFATTFANPLEENSMLKVRYWIPSGYPASSPELLQEIDREMKELSDAGYSTVEVANVYEHLTDSEYETLEQGDGTESYLFGSSYWKETLRQVLKSAKKYGMTVDVTMGPHWPAASDEVGLESDAVMKEAVYSVTELKAGQEYTDLQRDYVEITQSDASVNLLGVYAAKFESTKECSKTSGYGDNITTTTWTQYAVDDSTLTRLEPDENGKYHFTAPDDQYVVMEVYEHSTGATIKYSTYNNPDTGYTGYCLDMYNTAGVEEFIRYFEEHVMDDEITQLLKEVGGNFFEDNFSYSAKNIWTSSLVDTFNQNCGYDMMDVLPYTLGIPSNGHSSERNSTGIDLESTAPFVIANDAEYKYNRIRADMIDSWASCYLNQHIATIKEWAEQTFGMGFRTQTYGGSIDTGLCAANVTVPEGETIGFSDQFDGFSMLAAGRDMGGTTSMLTSEFGASFSVGGAYGYAWDDMMKAAYKDYSAGVNSLVFHGYSYMYSPESQWPGFNAFGNSCSGTWSSRDPQWTQIDELSGNLRRTQYALQQGVQKTDVAVYESLGNAQGGGPFYDGSSITAQGYSYQLFTPGLLTMDSAKVTNGVLNENGPAYKAMVIDNETAISVDAMKKLVEFADNGLALVFANQLPCISTSYTEDNTEITALMDTLLEKENVIHVDSTEKVGNALAQLGVVPSADKAEQDTSILPIHRSMEDGEIYFFYNTSEEERSVTVTMQGDGAPFVLDTWTGEILPLANYTTDGSTVTTTITLAGNDAILFGIGSAFGTGYDVHAVDSNTAVTYQDGVLVAHIEQNGSYSVQTNDGKLYSEECTDVPASTPIHEWDLQVESWTSGDPNDAAVTAKDIIYHDQTEAVAWSEIPEVGKDVSGIGTYTTTFTMKNVERYGATLSFEAIGETFQVYLNGEKLPAANQVTKEIDLGGYLKEGENTLTVVVASSLQNAVGTNGDPKEYGIIGTTTISPYKVVAIQPAISPNPVDPTNPVNPSIPQTGDTNVLFGVVFAGIAGTTILTVFKKRK from the coding sequence ATGAAACGCATACGTAAAATGTTGGCGGCTTTGTTGTCTGTTGCTATGGTAGCTACTTGTATTTCTACTACGATACCAGTATCGGCACAACAGTCCAATTTTGCCACTACATTTGCCAATCCATTAGAAGAAAATTCGATGTTAAAGGTAAGGTATTGGATTCCATCCGGTTATCCAGCGTCCTCTCCTGAACTATTGCAGGAGATTGACCGTGAAATGAAGGAACTGTCCGATGCGGGGTATAGTACAGTAGAAGTAGCGAATGTGTATGAACACTTAACCGATAGCGAATACGAGACTTTAGAACAAGGAGATGGAACTGAAAGTTACCTGTTTGGGAGCTCTTATTGGAAAGAAACCCTGCGCCAGGTATTGAAATCTGCGAAAAAATATGGAATGACAGTAGATGTTACCATGGGACCCCATTGGCCTGCCGCTTCGGATGAAGTTGGCTTAGAAAGCGACGCTGTGATGAAAGAAGCTGTTTACTCAGTAACTGAATTAAAAGCGGGGCAGGAATACACGGATTTGCAGAGGGATTATGTAGAAATCACACAGAGTGACGCTTCTGTTAATTTGTTGGGTGTATATGCCGCAAAATTTGAGAGTACCAAGGAATGCAGTAAAACATCTGGTTATGGCGATAATATTACCACAACCACATGGACGCAATATGCGGTTGATGACAGCACCTTAACCCGTTTGGAACCAGATGAAAATGGAAAATATCATTTTACCGCTCCAGATGATCAATACGTAGTGATGGAAGTCTATGAGCATTCCACCGGCGCAACGATTAAATACAGCACTTATAACAATCCGGATACAGGATATACTGGCTATTGTTTGGATATGTATAATACCGCTGGTGTGGAAGAATTTATCCGATATTTTGAGGAACATGTTATGGATGATGAAATTACCCAGTTGCTAAAAGAAGTAGGCGGGAATTTCTTTGAAGACAATTTTAGCTATAGTGCAAAAAATATTTGGACTTCCAGTTTAGTAGATACTTTCAACCAGAATTGTGGCTATGATATGATGGATGTTCTACCATATACACTAGGGATTCCATCCAATGGGCATTCTTCCGAACGGAATAGTACTGGGATTGATTTGGAATCCACTGCGCCATTTGTTATTGCCAATGATGCAGAATACAAATACAACCGTATCCGCGCGGATATGATCGATTCCTGGGCGAGCTGTTATTTAAACCAGCATATCGCAACCATCAAGGAATGGGCAGAACAAACCTTTGGCATGGGGTTCCGTACCCAGACTTATGGAGGCAGTATTGATACAGGCTTATGCGCTGCCAATGTTACTGTTCCAGAAGGGGAAACAATTGGATTTTCAGACCAGTTCGACGGATTTAGTATGTTGGCAGCCGGCAGGGATATGGGAGGAACCACCTCTATGCTGACTTCTGAATTTGGTGCAAGCTTTAGCGTAGGCGGAGCTTATGGATATGCTTGGGATGATATGATGAAAGCAGCGTACAAAGATTATTCCGCTGGCGTCAACTCATTGGTATTCCATGGTTATAGTTATATGTATTCTCCAGAGTCCCAATGGCCAGGTTTTAATGCTTTTGGAAATTCCTGTTCTGGTACTTGGAGTTCCCGTGATCCACAATGGACTCAGATTGATGAATTATCTGGAAATCTTCGTCGTACCCAATATGCGTTGCAGCAGGGAGTTCAAAAAACTGATGTAGCTGTATATGAAAGCTTAGGAAATGCTCAGGGCGGTGGACCTTTCTATGACGGTAGTTCTATTACAGCGCAAGGATATTCTTATCAACTATTTACTCCAGGATTGTTAACAATGGATTCTGCCAAAGTTACAAATGGCGTTTTAAATGAAAATGGACCAGCTTACAAGGCAATGGTCATTGATAATGAAACCGCTATCTCAGTAGATGCCATGAAAAAATTGGTGGAATTTGCAGATAATGGCCTTGCGTTAGTATTTGCGAACCAGCTGCCATGTATCTCTACTTCTTATACAGAGGATAATACAGAGATTACTGCATTGATGGACACTTTACTGGAAAAAGAAAATGTAATACATGTGGACTCCACTGAAAAGGTAGGGAACGCCTTGGCTCAATTGGGGGTTGTTCCATCCGCAGACAAAGCGGAACAGGATACCTCTATTTTGCCAATCCATCGTTCTATGGAAGATGGGGAAATTTATTTCTTCTATAATACATCAGAAGAAGAACGGTCTGTAACCGTAACGATGCAAGGAGATGGAGCACCATTTGTCCTAGATACTTGGACAGGGGAAATTCTTCCACTTGCAAACTATACCACGGATGGTTCTACTGTTACAACTACAATTACATTAGCGGGCAATGATGCCATTCTGTTTGGGATTGGTTCTGCTTTTGGAACAGGATATGATGTCCATGCTGTAGATAGCAATACCGCTGTTACTTACCAGGACGGTGTTTTAGTTGCCCATATTGAGCAAAATGGAAGTTATTCAGTACAAACAAATGATGGAAAATTGTATAGCGAAGAATGTACTGATGTTCCTGCATCCACTCCAATTCATGAATGGGATTTACAGGTAGAAAGTTGGACATCAGGAGATCCAAATGATGCGGCAGTAACTGCAAAAGATATCATCTACCATGATCAGACAGAGGCAGTAGCTTGGAGTGAGATTCCAGAAGTAGGCAAAGATGTTTCCGGTATTGGGACCTATACTACAACCTTTACCATGAAGAATGTGGAGCGATATGGAGCAACCCTTTCCTTTGAAGCAATTGGGGAAACCTTTCAAGTATATTTAAATGGAGAGAAATTGCCTGCCGCAAACCAGGTAACC
- a CDS encoding AraC family transcriptional regulator produces MIQDINDYLQAAQKQIQEYQKIMADRGIDNRKRAEEQNKKYGYSTIPDEEWFVFGSPIFIMMHGCPWEEKKYHKENEYPHNHDFFEMSYVYRGAFHNTIEGYTIKQPENTLVLLSPQAKHCCDTVNHQDIVFNFLIKRELIENIFLQMFSESEPVCRFFLDSLYNVRQQKPYLFFECDNVLISLIHSMIEEYFGQQEFYQSIIKSKLTELFSRLSRMHKQQNRELGETDSYHLMVQIETYLEQNYSTATLSSMAEFFHYTPSYLSKLIQQQFQKNFLPCYRKSAYNTPAGILAILHCQLTR; encoded by the coding sequence GTGATACAGGATATTAACGATTACTTACAGGCAGCACAAAAACAAATCCAGGAATATCAGAAGATAATGGCGGACAGAGGAATTGACAATCGCAAAAGAGCAGAAGAACAAAACAAAAAATATGGTTACAGCACCATACCAGATGAAGAATGGTTTGTGTTTGGAAGTCCAATTTTTATTATGATGCATGGATGTCCATGGGAAGAAAAGAAATACCATAAAGAAAACGAGTATCCACATAACCACGATTTTTTTGAGATGAGCTATGTTTATCGTGGGGCATTTCATAATACAATAGAAGGATATACCATTAAGCAGCCAGAAAATACTCTTGTTTTGCTTTCCCCCCAGGCAAAACACTGCTGTGATACTGTGAACCATCAAGATATTGTCTTTAATTTTTTAATTAAGAGGGAATTAATAGAAAATATTTTTTTGCAGATGTTTTCGGAATCTGAACCAGTCTGCCGGTTTTTTCTGGATTCCCTATATAATGTACGGCAGCAAAAGCCTTACCTCTTTTTTGAATGCGATAATGTTTTGATCTCCTTAATCCATAGTATGATTGAGGAATATTTTGGTCAGCAGGAGTTTTATCAAAGTATTATTAAATCCAAATTAACAGAATTATTCTCAAGACTTTCCAGAATGCATAAGCAGCAGAATAGAGAATTAGGTGAGACGGATTCTTACCATTTGATGGTGCAGATTGAAACATATTTGGAACAAAATTACAGTACAGCTACATTGTCTTCAATGGCGGAATTTTTTCATTATACCCCAAGCTATCTTTCCAAACTGATACAACAGCAATTCCAAAAAAATTTTCTACCTTGTTACAGGAAATCCGCTTACAATACGCCTGCCGGTATCTTGGCTATTCTTCATTGCCAATTGACCAGGTAG